The Nocardia sp. NBC_00508 nucleotide sequence GGCGGTGGCGTGGTCGGCGTCCATCGCGACCAAGACCACGCGTTCGGCGGCGCCTCGTTCGTCGGCCTGTCCCGAGACCAAGATGACGGCGGCGTCGGTGGCCAGGGTGCGGGCAGGCCGGGTACCGGGGCCGTTCGAGTCTTCGGCGCCGATCACGTCGACGCGATCGCCCGCACGGAGGATGTCCGCGACCGCGGTGTCGGCGAGACGGATGGGCACGATCCTGGCGTCGCGTGCTCCGGTGGCCGCCGCGGCCAGCCGTGGACCGATGACGCGCAGGTCGGTGAAAACCTCGCCCTGACGCATCGCGCCGGTCAGTGTCGCGCCGAGGAGAGCGGCCGGGTCGCCGACCGCGCCCGCGGGCAGCGTGCCCGCTTCGCGTGGCGCCGAGCGCAGGTCGCCCTCTTCGAGGAGCCGTCCCGGCTCCAGATCCCGGGCCGCGACGAGGATCGGCATGCGCTCGGCGTCCGGGTCACCACGCACGAAGAGGACGGCCGCGAGTACAGCGAGGGCGGCGGCGAGTAGCCGTCGGGCCAGGACGACGTCGGCCCATGGCGGGCGCTGCCATCCGGAGGGATTCCAGCCACCTCGGCCGAGGTCGGCGAGTGCGCGAGTCATGGCCGGATCCTATGGCCGAACTCACACTCGTCCGCCCCGTATCAGCGGGGCTGTGGATAACGACGAGGCTGGGGAAAACGTCGAATCAGCTGGCTACGGCCGTGCTGGTGGCCGCGGTGGAACCGGTGGACGAGTCGGAGGACGAACTCGAGCCGCTGTCGGTCTTGGCGGGCTCGCTCGCGGTGGACGAGCCGCCGCGGCTGTCGGTGCGGTAGAAGCCGCTGCCCTTGAAGACGATGCCGACCGAGTTGAACAGCTTGCGCAGCTTCCCCGAGCACTCCGAGCAGACGCTCAGAGCTTCGTCGGTGAAGGACTGAACGATGTCGAAGCGGTTGTCACACTGGGTGCACGCGTACGAGTAAGTTGGCACAGGATCCTCCGCGGTATTCGTCAACCTGGCACTCTACAGCCGACAGTGCCAACACCGCCAATCGGCATTTCATTCCCCGGCGCTATCGCCGAGCGGTCGCAGGCCGCCACGCGGTGTCAGTGCCCAGCCCATGCGCAGATCGTGCGGCTCCTCGGGCAGTCGCTCCACCAGTTCCTCGTCTCGTACCACCGCGAT carries:
- a CDS encoding SAF domain-containing protein; translation: MTRALADLGRGGWNPSGWQRPPWADVVLARRLLAAALAVLAAVLFVRGDPDAERMPILVAARDLEPGRLLEEGDLRSAPREAGTLPAGAVGDPAALLGATLTGAMRQGEVFTDLRVIGPRLAAAATGARDARIVPIRLADTAVADILRAGDRVDVIGAEDSNGPGTRPARTLATDAAVILVSGQADERGAAERVVLVAMDADHATAVAGASLRTALAVVFH
- a CDS encoding FmdB family zinc ribbon protein, coding for MPTYSYACTQCDNRFDIVQSFTDEALSVCSECSGKLRKLFNSVGIVFKGSGFYRTDSRGGSSTASEPAKTDSGSSSSSDSSTGSTAATSTAVAS